The sequence AACTGATTTCAAAAAACTTACCTCTCTGCAGACCAACGATCCTTGGGATTTCGAAGAACACGGGCTTCTTTAAATCTGATACCATTCTTGTTTCTCTTAACCTGATTCTTCTTCTGTTCAACCTGCTTCCGGTTTTTGGTTTTGATTATCTCATTCTTTCGTTTCTTCTTACTGATGTTTCTTGACGAATACCTCTTTCTTTTCAAATTCCACTCAGCTTCAGGAATATTTtcctcctcttcttcttcttcttcaacttcctcgtcctcttcctcttcctcatcctcttcctcttcctctttATCTTTATCTTCATCTTCCTCGATATTATCTTCtgtatcttcttcttctcctttatcttgatcttcttcttcttttactATTTCTTCGACTTTAATCACATCAGTATCACTCTCTTCATTTCCCTCTTCTTCTCCTGAGGACTCCCTCTTATCAGCACAACCACCACTTAATTTCATCCCTTTTTCCTCAAATCCAATATTCACAAAGCTTGAAGAAGAGTTCTGAGCATCAATTTTCCCACcgttatcatcatcatctccatcacCTTTGTGCCTTCCCAAATACTTCACTTGCCTCCTAATCCCCCACTTTACCATCCCATTACCTTTCAACTCAGACAAGCAATACCCGTCCTGTTTATCTCTGAACAAGCCCACCGAAGAACTAATCAACCAGAAATTCTCAGCGCACCTCTTTTCAGCAAATTTCTCCGCAGAAACTAATCGAGAAAGCACCTTTTCAGAAAGAGCCAATCCCATCACAAATTTCTCATCTAATGCAGGGTGCGTTTCCCTTCTGCTGTAGCTGAAAAATGCCTTCAGTGACTCCATACTTGGGAACCTTACTTCCACATTAAGCTTTGTCTTCTCACACACCTAACCAAACAGCACCATGAAATaagatcctattcaaaattcccagaaacaaaaataaaaaatatatatccagGGTTTTATTGACGAAATTTTCTTACCATTGCTACGCGTACGGATCTGAGCTGGACCGGAGTTCTTGGAGGTAAATGAATATGATCAATCTCGTAAAGTGCACCCACTTGAATATGCTTTTGCATGTCGTCTTCATCTTTTTCATCTCCTATTAAAAAATGAAGTTTAGCACACATTTCCCCCTCACAAAACTCAATCCCGAATTAACCCCAAACTTCCTGATTTGATTTCCTTAAAACAAATATTATCGTTACTTTTTAAGTTCATGTAAAATATAAGATGAAGAAAATCACGCATATATAAACACTGTAAACAGTACATCCACCTTTAAGCAGGAGAGCACAGTGGTCGGATGCTGGTGGCGGTGGTACGAGGTGGTGTCGGCCCGATAACAGTGACTTCCCAGCGTCGTTTACGCCACCTTGTTCTGCCAGTGGCTCCATTTCCTGAGAAAATCACAGTGACCTTTTTGTCTTTAGTATGCAAATAAATTGTTTCTTCCTatcagataaatatatatatacacacacttataaCATGTGTGGGCGTGAACATGCACACACGTTTGGCGAAAAATTATAAGATCCAAaagggtttttcaaaaattttcaagtCCCTCTCAATCGTGCTGCTCTTTACGCAAACATCATAATGGATTTAAAGATTTGGGTTTTTTCAAGTATGTTGAAAATCACGCACTACACATGCATCTGAATCGGAACTCATGGAGAGTGAAAGCGCGTGGGGGAATGATACGATTGTGTGGGACAGAAATAACAGAAGAAAGGGAATTTTTGATGCGAAATCATGCGTGAGTTGACAGGtgggagagagagagaggagaGAGAAACAGCTTACAGTTACAGGGTTGCTTTGGAGGGCTCTTCTGGATCGTTTCCTGTAATATGTTTCCATCACCATAATCTGCATATGAACATGGATGAATAAACACGATTGTTTTTTCCCTACAAAATCTGATCTTTCTACTGCAtaaattaatgggtttttggcaAATGAAGAATCAAGAAAGGAGAAAAAAGATTGGAGCTGgtttagggttttcgaaaaagaGGGAGATTGTCTGAAAAATCTGATAAAAACGATAAGTTCCAAATATAGTAAAGAAATTAATATTGCGGCTGGGTATCAGAAAGTTTATGTAACAGATATAGAAATCAAAGCAGACAAAAAACCTGGATATAAGCACCGTAAACAGTGACAGACTCCATGCATTTGCATACGAACAGCAAGAAATAAGGCTGTAAAGTTCTGTGAAATCTTCAGTTTGGGCTTTGTTTTTGAATAAAGATGAAGGATCAAAGAAATAGACTGAACCCATTTTCTAAAAATGTAGAAAAAATCAACCGGAGCAGATGATTTAAACGAAGTTAATATTATAATTCTACTGTGCTAAGAAACAAAACCTAGAAAGAAAACTTCCAGTACAGCGCAAACTGCTGTTCTCGAGTGCACAAGAATCCATTTTTCCATTGCAGAAGAGCTCTGGGGGTTCTGATAAAAATGGATGTTTACAAGAACCCTAATATTTATGATGATTTTTCACGAATATCCATGGACGATCACGAAGAAAATCATGTTCTTGGAGTTGAAAAAACAGGAGAAGAAAACATTCACCGGGAGCAAAAGATTATACCTTTTCGAGATGCAGATCCAGAAGGAGCTGCGATTGGGTTTCTTGAATGAAAATGCGCAGCTGATCGAGTGAAAGTATGGGGAAAGAAGACGCAAGAAACTGAAGTGCTAGAAATCAATGGATGGAAGAAACTGATCGAAATGTATAATCTTTCCTGTAGAGAAGAATAATTTGTGAAAGTAGAATATTTACTTAGAAAAATGGGATATAGATTTGTTTGCCAAAAACAATGAATGAAAAAATGATGAAATTTTGgtgaaaaataatttgaaaagtTTCACTAAATGGGTACTGAAAACACACTTCACACACACGCACTGCAGGCATGGTCCCCTCAGCAGATTTATCATACAAATTTGCAAATATACCCCTATATATGTATAGCTGGTAGAATCTATAGGAACATATTGGTCAACTGTTAATGTGCTTCAAATATTGATAAGGTcaaacaaaattaaatttttttctgaagatggtcaaaaatatatattattaaaaggTAGAGACCGAtcgaataaattattttattatatatagttTATATATTGTGAAAATTAGAAATTACGTTTTTCGATCGTATAACTTGCATGTTGTTGATCGATCAATTTAcaatcttaattaatttaccAATTTGCAATTTTTTCGATTTTCGTCATTTTTCTTTGGAGTATTGAAATTACACTGGAAAATGCTCACATTCTATGGCGAGAAGATAATTatcttttttgtttaaaaaaatgcaATTTAATAGATTAAGAAGGTAAATTAATCAACATTCAACaacatgagaaaaatgaaaacgTGCAGGTCAAATGATTAAAAATGTTATTTCtcctaattatatttttatactataattatttttttagttgaattcaaataaaaacaaattaaagtATTTTGTGTTGGAGATAGTTTCGATATATCATATATAAGAATTCAGGTTCCATATAGGGATGTAAACGAATTAAATTAGTTTGCGAGGTTTTCGAGTTAGctctataaatattttatttgaattcaaagtaaataaactcaaacatgcatattatattttttttcgaaTCGAACTTAAGACAAAATTATCTTGTTCGATATTTCGCTAgcattaatatttattaatataaaataatcatacattaaatatatGTAGGTATTTAGAGCTTCCAGGCCTTCATTTTCGAACCTTAATAATCCTATATAAGTTCGAACACCACAAGCTGGACTCGAACTCAAAATTCACATCtaaccaaaaaaatttaaagtttttcAGCTTTAGATCGAGTTTGAACTCGAATATACTACATTCAAACAGATTTTTTAGCCTTAATTTTTTACAATAATTCGACTCAATTCGGTTCGTTTACACCTCTAATTCCATACATATATGATTTAAGCTAAATTGTGAAGCACTCCCACGTAAATGTTCAAATTGTGAAGCACTCACCATAGCACTCaccataaaatttatatatatatatatatatatatatatatatatatatatatatatatatatatatatatatatatatatatactagcatcTCGGTTTGGAGCACGTGTTGTGTGCTTATACAATCATGATTttgtttttagtttattttagtttcataaattttgtaattaaattataaaacaagAATATGGGtaagataaaaacaaaaaaaaaaagtaaatcaaagtttggaatatatatatatatatatgggcatTATTGGTATATTAAAAAAAGTTTCACCAAAATTCAGTTACTATTCACCCATCCCCCTTgatcaataatatatatatatatattaacacaAAAGCTCATATCATGAATTAGTATCACAGGTAATTATTTTATGAGACGAGTTTTCTATTTGACTTGacacatgaaaaaatattattttttatacggAATGTGTTACTTTTCATTGTAAATATAAGTAAATACATCTCACGAACATAAATTCGTGAGATCGTCCCACCTAAAACCTTCTCTTACTAATATATTAAGGGTCTCAAACTTCATATAATAAAAGAAGATATGAATATGATCCTTACTCTCCTCGTTGTATATAAAAcagtttttactttttcatcatatattttttttcatataattcaaaatataatgagaataaattaaatgatataaatcacataatattttctgttttattttttaatcaagTTGGTATTTTAATTGTTGATCATTTTATATGACAAAAACTATTGCATTTAAAAACATTTGTTATCTAGAAttataaagttaaagttatTTGAACTTCTTTTTAAAAACATAGAGACCTATTTATTTTTCCCAAGGGgctatcaaattttatttatttttttcgaaaagttatcaactatatatatatatatatattttaaaaagttgACAAAGCGTGGTTTGCAAATTTTATTCTAAAAAAGTTATATCTGGAAGaacatttattattttattaaattaacgATTATAATATgttgaaaattttaacaaaaaaatttattcaactaaatttttttttaactgaATTTGGGCATGTTGTTTTTGACATCTGGGTCGAATcaactttttatttttggaaaccaaCCCTATCTGATTTAGGGAGATGTAATAGATGGGGAAGATCTCGCCACAAAACAGGTGTCATCGATCACATTTAATGACTACGTGCACCAATTATCGAGTAGATTTCTCATCGTGCACGTACTTTATACTAGACTAGATGTTAATATacgaactaaaaaaaaaaatgctaatgaattctataattttttttttaatttttaacatcCACATCGAAAATAACACTCACTTGTACGTATATACAAATCGCGAAAGTCATTAATATAGTAATATAGTGTAGGGACTAGCTAGGGAGGGATACTTGATAGTTTCTTTAAAaacacatattatatatatttatttcgaGCAGAGTagtattaaatttataaattatacgGTTCACGTTTTAACAACCAGTCCTTACTCCCTAAGTCCAAGTGAAAAATTTGTCAAACATTACTGCTCTGTAAGCACATGTATAAATTTATCCTATATACCATACCAAActcgaagaaaagaaaaaagaatggCGATGGGTTTTGTGATTACAGGTGAAGCAGGGGATTACAATGGAAGAATTACTTTATTCGTGATCTTATCTTGTGCAGTGGCCGCCATGGGAGGCTTCATCTTTGGTTATGATATTGGAGTTTCAGGTTATTAATGATAAAACTGCTTTCAGCTTTAAATCACTTGTGTTTCATGTGCTATTTGAGTGTGACGATTACTGGATTAATCCCTTTTGCTGTTTCTTGTGGAGAAGATGGAATCCAACTTTTTGTGCTCTATTCAGTTCTTGAACTTGGGTTTTTTCATGCAATAAGAAGTGTAGAGATAAATCTTGATTCTTCATGTAGTTGTAGAGCTTGGGTTGGTGTTAGGTTTCGGTGTTTCGAGCTCTGGTTTCATCAGTTGTTGGGtattttcaagatttgaatCTCATTTGAAGCTTTGATTTCTGTTAAGAGATAGCTCTAAACTGTTTGAGATATGGCCTACGGGTTAAGAAGACGTGAAAGACTGTTTATCTGTATAAGAATGGTGAAACTTGTCTTTAGATTTTGAACTGAGGAAGTTCAATCTTGtcacaaattaaattaaacacgCAACATGAATAGCATCCACTAGTTATTAATCCGATTTTTTCGATGTTGGTATAATGAGAAAAATGTTGCATCTTTAGCCGTTTTCGATTGACACATAGGTGGAGTGACCTCTATGGAGCCGTTCTTGAAGAAGTTCTTCTCAAAAGTCTTCACCAGGATGATAGAGGACAAAGATATCAGCAACTACTGTAAATTTGACAGCCAATTGCTGACATTATTCACATCCTCACTCTACTTAGCCGGCTTGATCACTTCATTTTTCGCCTCATTTGTCACCAAATCCTTTGGACGAAAAACGTCCATGCTTGCCGGAGGCGCTGCGTTTCTTCTCGGTGCAGCACTTAATGGTGTTGCCGTCAATATATACATGCTGATTTTTGGGAGAGTCCTACTTGGAGTTGGTGTCGGTTTCACCAACCAGGTTAATCCAAATCATTTCTAATCTTTTGTTACTCGCATTCTTTGACACTATGAGCAAATTTTAGCTGTGAATTCCTCTTAGTATATCTAACTATATAGTATAACATTTAACATGAGATTATGAAATGAAAACTGCGAGCAAGCACCTCCATGTTTTTGCCTAGCAAATTTACTGTTTGGGATTGTTTTGCAGGCAGTCCCTTTGTATCTTTCGGAAATGGCTTTGCCTAAGTACAGAGGAGCAATCAGTAATGGCTTCCAGTTATGTATAGGTATAGGGTTCTTTGCAGCAAGCCTTATTAACTACAGTACCGAAAAAATTAAAGGCGGATGGGGATGGCGAGTTTCACTCGCCATGGCTGCAGTTCCAGCGTCAGTTTTAACATTGGGAGCACTCTTTCTGCCAGACACGCCGAACAGCATCATTCAACGAAGAAACGACCATGAAGAAGCAAAGCGTGTGCTGCAAAGAATCCGAGGCACGGATGATATCCACGCAGAACTAGAAGATCTTGTCAGGGCAAGGGGCGTTCCAAAGACCGAAAAAAACCAATACAAAATCATCCTCCAACGGAAGTACAGGCCTCAACTTGTGATGTCTATCGCAATCCcatattttcagattgtaacAGGAATCAATGTGATTGGATTCTATGCGCCAATACTATTTCGTACAATTGGTTTGGGTGAAAGTGCTTCTCTCATGTCGGCGGTTCTGACCGGGGTTGTTGGCTCCACCACAACCTTGATAGCAATGCTGGTTGTGGACAGAACCGGGAGAAGGCTTTTGCTAATGATCGGCGGAATAACGATGCTAGTTTCTCAGGTGATCGTCGGTGGCATACTGGCGGCTAAGCTAGGGGATCACAATGAATTAAGCAAAACATACTCCTACATGGTTTTGACATGGATTTGCATATACATAGCTGGTTTTGGAGTTTCTTGGGGTCCATTAGGATGGCTGATTCCTAGTGAGATTTTCCCTTTGGAAATCCGATCCGCGGGACAGAGCATTACTGTGGCAGTAAATTTTCTTTTCACATTCATCGTCGGACAGACGTTCTTGGCGATGCTATGTCGTTTCAAGGCCGGCCTTTTCATCTTCTTTGGAGGGTGGGTCTTGGTGATGAC comes from Henckelia pumila isolate YLH828 chromosome 4, ASM3356847v2, whole genome shotgun sequence and encodes:
- the LOC140863197 gene encoding hexose carrier protein HEX6-like, encoding MAMGFVITGEAGDYNGRITLFVILSCAVAAMGGFIFGYDIGVSGGVTSMEPFLKKFFSKVFTRMIEDKDISNYCKFDSQLLTLFTSSLYLAGLITSFFASFVTKSFGRKTSMLAGGAAFLLGAALNGVAVNIYMLIFGRVLLGVGVGFTNQAVPLYLSEMALPKYRGAISNGFQLCIGIGFFAASLINYSTEKIKGGWGWRVSLAMAAVPASVLTLGALFLPDTPNSIIQRRNDHEEAKRVLQRIRGTDDIHAELEDLVRARGVPKTEKNQYKIILQRKYRPQLVMSIAIPYFQIVTGINVIGFYAPILFRTIGLGESASLMSAVLTGVVGSTTTLIAMLVVDRTGRRLLLMIGGITMLVSQVIVGGILAAKLGDHNELSKTYSYMVLTWICIYIAGFGVSWGPLGWLIPSEIFPLEIRSAGQSITVAVNFLFTFIVGQTFLAMLCRFKAGLFIFFGGWVLVMTVFVYVLLPETKNVPMEQMERIWREHWFWKKIVGNE